From the genome of Pelomonas sp. SE-A7, one region includes:
- the cysK gene encoding cysteine synthase A: protein MKAANVLATIGNTPHIRINRLFGDQAQVWIKSERSNPGGSIKDRIALAMVEAAERDGLLKPGGTIIEPTSGNTGVGLAMVAAVKGYKLVLVMPDSMSIERRRLMLAYGASFDLTPREKGMKGAIARAQELAAQTPGAWIPQQFENPANIAVHVATTAQEILADFPEGLDALITGVGTGGHISGTAEVLKKAWPNLKVYAVEPSASPVISGGAPSPHPIQGIGAGFIPANLRTELLDGVIQVDAEEAREFARRSAREEGLLVGISSGATLAAIARKLAELPAGSRVLGFNYDTGERYLSVEGFLPV, encoded by the coding sequence ATGAAAGCCGCCAACGTCCTCGCCACCATAGGCAACACGCCCCACATACGCATCAACCGCCTGTTCGGCGACCAGGCCCAGGTCTGGATCAAGAGCGAGCGCAGCAACCCCGGCGGATCGATCAAGGACCGCATCGCCCTGGCCATGGTCGAAGCGGCCGAGCGCGACGGGCTGCTCAAACCCGGCGGCACCATCATCGAGCCGACCTCGGGCAACACCGGCGTGGGACTGGCCATGGTGGCCGCGGTCAAGGGCTACAAGCTGGTGCTGGTGATGCCCGACAGCATGTCGATCGAGCGCCGCCGCCTGATGCTGGCCTATGGCGCGAGCTTCGACCTGACGCCGCGCGAGAAGGGCATGAAGGGCGCCATCGCCCGCGCCCAGGAACTCGCCGCACAGACGCCCGGCGCCTGGATTCCGCAGCAGTTCGAGAACCCGGCCAATATCGCCGTCCATGTGGCGACCACGGCGCAGGAGATCCTGGCCGACTTTCCCGAAGGCCTGGACGCCCTGATCACCGGCGTCGGCACCGGCGGCCACATCAGTGGCACGGCCGAAGTCTTGAAGAAGGCGTGGCCGAATCTCAAGGTCTATGCGGTCGAACCCAGCGCTTCGCCGGTGATCAGCGGCGGCGCGCCGAGTCCGCATCCGATCCAGGGCATTGGCGCCGGCTTCATCCCGGCCAATCTGCGGACCGAGCTGCTGGACGGTGTGATCCAGGTCGATGCCGAGGAGGCGCGCGAGTTCGCGCGCCGCAGCGCCCGTGAGGAAGGCCTGCTGGTCGGCATCTCCAGCGGCGCCACGCTGGCCGCCATCGCCAGGAAGCTGGCCGAGCTGCCGGCCGGCAGCCGCGTGCTGGGCTTCAACTACGACACGGGTGAGCGCTATCTGTCTGTGGAAGGCTTCTTGCCGGTCTGA
- a CDS encoding FHA domain-containing protein, whose amino-acid sequence MGSQAALIEILDRDGQVRALHKIAQWPLSLGRSPDCDLVLADAHVAGQHALLQWGEEGAELVLLPSLNGGWVDERRLQAGESAALGVGGLFRLGNTWLRLRTSAQALPAEQPLHHEASGWRHHAWWPALLLLWMGLLWFDQWSALNPGSPWIDYSGAVLAPLSVLLVWAALWSLINQLFQHRFPFVMHLKRALVALTGLHVLSAALPLVAYSLSLPRLMAIDAIAFPLGLAALLWWHASAVWPRAKRWMAVMLGALLLLGLLLNVAKRQEQQHWLGPAYLSALPPPALRLASPKPPEVLIDSLRTLREQLAKQAKRDNEEPSLDGAED is encoded by the coding sequence ATGGGCAGCCAAGCCGCGCTGATCGAGATCCTGGACCGCGACGGCCAGGTCCGGGCGCTGCACAAGATCGCCCAGTGGCCGCTGAGCCTCGGTCGCTCGCCGGACTGCGACCTGGTGCTGGCCGACGCCCATGTGGCCGGCCAGCATGCGCTCCTGCAATGGGGCGAGGAGGGCGCCGAGCTGGTGCTGCTGCCCAGCCTGAACGGCGGCTGGGTGGACGAGCGCCGGCTGCAGGCCGGCGAGAGCGCCGCGCTGGGCGTGGGCGGCCTGTTCCGACTGGGCAACACCTGGCTGCGGCTGCGCACCTCGGCCCAGGCCCTGCCGGCCGAACAGCCCCTGCACCACGAGGCCAGCGGCTGGCGCCACCATGCCTGGTGGCCGGCCCTGCTGCTGCTCTGGATGGGCCTGCTGTGGTTCGACCAGTGGTCGGCCCTGAACCCCGGTTCACCCTGGATCGACTACAGCGGCGCGGTGCTGGCACCGCTGTCGGTGCTGCTGGTCTGGGCGGCGCTCTGGTCGCTGATCAACCAGCTGTTCCAGCACCGCTTCCCCTTCGTGATGCATCTGAAGCGAGCCCTGGTGGCGCTGACCGGCCTGCATGTGCTCAGCGCCGCGCTGCCACTGGTGGCCTATTCGCTGTCGCTGCCGCGGCTGATGGCGATCGATGCCATCGCCTTCCCGCTGGGCCTGGCGGCCTTGCTCTGGTGGCATGCCAGCGCCGTCTGGCCACGCGCCAAGCGCTGGATGGCGGTCATGCTGGGAGCGCTGCTGCTGCTGGGCCTGCTGCTCAATGTGGCCAAGCGCCAGGAGCAGCAGCATTGGCTGGGCCCGGCCTATCTGAGCGCCTTGCCACCGCCGGCCCTGCGCCTGGCCAGCCCCAAGCCGCCCGAGGTGCTGATCGATTCGCTGCGCACGCTGCGCGAGCAACTGGCCAAGCAGGCCAAGCGGGACAACGAAGAGCCGAGCCTCGATGGGGCAGAAGACTGA
- a CDS encoding serine protease → MLLQRLIRRPLMLALVLVPLSCAWAQPQQQQRIPRPAAPAASAVPVPVSATARKVYERARSQLLQIRTLLKNQDSQASVGSGFLVSSEGHIVTNYHVISQVALEPERYRLQYETTDGRQGQLELLDFDVRRDLALLRADPAKLQATGALSFRAKEQPLSKGDRIYSMGNPHDVAFAVVEGTYNGLVERSFDPLIYYSGSINSGMSGGPVVDEEGRVVGINVSAMFFAQQMSFLVPAEFAQALFERSRGAKAIKSAAWPRLKDQLMAYQDELSKRFMEQPWRAAGHARYTLPVPQEQFFRCWGRGTPADTKGLEFQRSQCRMDHAVFISGGMQTGYLDMSHEAYDGRKLGAIRFSRQYSASFRNERLGRDDKDRTAPYCREEFVDQGGLPLRAVVCLRAYRKLDGLHDLSILVTTVDAKTEGALGRFDAKGVSFDNALKLTSHYLGGFGWAAKPR, encoded by the coding sequence TTGCTTCTCCAGAGATTGATCCGGCGGCCGCTGATGCTGGCCCTGGTGCTCGTGCCGCTGTCCTGCGCCTGGGCGCAGCCTCAGCAGCAACAACGCATTCCGCGGCCAGCCGCGCCGGCCGCGTCGGCCGTGCCCGTGCCGGTCTCGGCCACGGCCCGCAAGGTCTACGAGCGGGCCCGTTCGCAGCTGCTGCAGATCCGCACGCTGCTGAAGAACCAGGACAGCCAGGCCTCGGTGGGCTCGGGCTTCCTGGTCAGCAGCGAAGGCCATATCGTCACCAACTATCACGTGATCAGCCAGGTGGCGCTGGAGCCCGAGCGCTACCGGCTGCAGTACGAGACCACCGACGGCCGCCAGGGCCAGCTGGAGCTGCTGGACTTCGACGTGCGCCGCGACCTGGCCCTGCTGCGCGCCGATCCGGCCAAGCTGCAGGCCACGGGCGCGCTGAGCTTCCGCGCCAAGGAGCAGCCGCTGTCCAAGGGCGACCGCATCTATTCGATGGGCAATCCGCATGACGTGGCCTTTGCCGTCGTCGAGGGCACCTACAACGGCCTGGTCGAGCGCAGCTTCGATCCGCTGATCTATTACTCGGGCTCGATCAACTCGGGCATGAGCGGCGGTCCGGTGGTGGACGAGGAGGGCCGGGTGGTCGGCATCAACGTCTCGGCCATGTTCTTCGCCCAGCAGATGAGCTTCCTGGTGCCGGCCGAGTTCGCCCAGGCCCTGTTCGAGCGCAGCCGCGGCGCCAAGGCTATCAAGTCGGCCGCCTGGCCGCGCCTGAAGGATCAGCTGATGGCCTACCAGGACGAGCTGAGCAAGCGCTTCATGGAACAGCCCTGGCGCGCCGCCGGTCATGCGCGCTACACGCTGCCGGTGCCGCAGGAGCAGTTCTTCCGCTGCTGGGGCCGCGGCACGCCGGCCGACACCAAGGGCCTGGAATTCCAGCGCTCGCAATGTCGGATGGACCATGCGGTCTTCATCAGCGGCGGCATGCAGACCGGCTACCTCGACATGTCGCACGAGGCCTATGACGGCCGCAAGCTCGGGGCGATCCGCTTCTCGCGCCAGTACTCGGCCAGCTTCCGCAACGAGCGCCTGGGCCGCGATGACAAGGACCGCACCGCGCCCTACTGCCGCGAGGAATTCGTGGACCAGGGCGGCCTGCCGCTGCGGGCCGTGGTCTGCCTGCGGGCCTACCGCAAGCTGGACGGCCTGCATGACCTCAGCATCCTGGTCACCACGGTGGACGCCAAGACCGAGGGCGCGCTGGGACGCTTCGACGCCAAGGGCGTCAGCTTCGACAACGCACTCAAACTGACATCGCATTACCTGGGAGGCTTCGGATGGGCAGCCAAGCCGCGCTGA
- a CDS encoding NF038122 family metalloprotease, which produces MQVQKSRTRLAAAIALGLGLVSGANSASIVLNNTGGVEVGTQAYMGFTKAAAYWSSVLTNNVTINLNVGYASLGPGILGSTNSPKVVGYVQDVEFLLNANKSGSAIDAMATANMPGLNANGALKVITSGYQNPATQAGVNTATRVLDEDSSGNNIALAITRANAKALGYTGLNGPDASITFSSNFSFDFDPTDGIANNSYDFLGIAIHEIGHALGFVSGVDTYDILGGPNGPNKSDLRNFNSFAIASVLDLFRYTSDPGNLAPGGAFLDWSVGGSAYFSVNGGASALNLNGVNGMFSTGRYNGDGQQASHWKDNMYAGNANCSNPTVAPIGVLDPTAGRCESLGVTAMDLAAFDAMGWNVAYDAYGTQTYHASTADIFRGDFDGVPEPGTWALLGLGFAGLGLTRRKAAKRAD; this is translated from the coding sequence ATGCAAGTACAAAAGTCACGAACCCGCCTGGCTGCAGCGATCGCGCTGGGCCTTGGCCTTGTTTCCGGCGCGAATTCCGCCTCCATCGTCCTGAACAACACCGGCGGTGTCGAGGTCGGGACCCAGGCCTACATGGGCTTCACCAAGGCCGCGGCTTATTGGAGCAGCGTGCTGACGAACAACGTCACCATCAACCTGAATGTGGGCTATGCCTCGCTCGGCCCCGGCATCCTGGGTTCGACCAACAGTCCCAAGGTCGTCGGCTATGTTCAGGACGTCGAATTCCTGCTCAACGCCAACAAGTCGGGCTCGGCCATTGACGCGATGGCGACCGCCAACATGCCTGGCCTCAATGCGAACGGTGCTCTCAAGGTCATCACTTCGGGCTACCAGAACCCCGCCACCCAGGCCGGCGTGAACACGGCGACGCGCGTGCTGGACGAAGACTCCTCGGGCAACAACATCGCCCTGGCGATCACGCGGGCGAATGCGAAGGCGCTGGGCTACACCGGCCTGAACGGGCCCGATGCCTCGATCACCTTCAGCAGCAACTTCTCGTTCGACTTCGACCCGACCGACGGCATTGCCAACAACAGCTACGACTTCCTCGGCATCGCCATCCACGAGATCGGCCATGCTCTGGGCTTCGTCTCCGGCGTCGACACCTACGACATCCTGGGTGGGCCGAATGGTCCCAACAAGTCGGACCTGCGGAACTTCAACAGCTTCGCGATCGCGTCCGTGCTGGACCTGTTCCGCTACACCTCCGACCCGGGCAACCTGGCTCCCGGTGGTGCCTTCCTGGACTGGTCCGTTGGCGGCAGTGCTTATTTCTCGGTCAATGGTGGCGCCAGCGCGCTGAACCTGAACGGCGTGAATGGCATGTTCTCGACCGGTCGGTACAACGGTGACGGCCAGCAGGCCTCGCACTGGAAGGACAACATGTATGCCGGCAACGCCAACTGCTCGAACCCGACGGTGGCGCCCATCGGCGTGCTCGACCCGACGGCCGGCCGTTGCGAAAGCCTGGGCGTGACCGCCATGGACCTGGCCGCCTTCGACGCCATGGGCTGGAACGTCGCCTATGACGCCTATGGCACGCAGACCTATCACGCCTCGACCGCCGACATCTTCCGCGGCGACTTCGACGGCGTGCCCGAGCCGGGCACCTGGGCCCTGCTGGGCCTGGGCTTTGCCGGCCTGGGTCTGACCCGCCGCAAGGCCGCCAAGCGCGCCGACTGA
- the pyrC gene encoding dihydroorotase, translating into MQDSLTLTRPDDWHVHLRDGAALQAVVPYTARQFARAIAMPNLRPPITTTAQAQAYRERILAAVPEGVDFEPLMTLYLTDLSSPDEIRRAKDAGVVALKLYPAGATTNSDAGVTDIRKTYKTLEAMQREGLLLLVHGEVTDPAVDVFDREAVFVDQVMRPLRADMPELKVVFEHITTAEAAAYVAESDRFTAATLTPQHLLYNRNAIFMGGLRPHYYCLPVLKRETHRLALLKAATSGSPKFFLGTDSAPHASVMKENSVCGAGCFTALSALELYAEAFEAAGALDKLEAFASFHGPDFYGLPRNTGQVTLKRQPWTLPEAVPFGDAQLKPLRGGESLGWRLV; encoded by the coding sequence ATGCAAGACAGCCTGACCCTGACCCGCCCCGACGACTGGCATGTGCACCTGCGCGACGGCGCGGCGCTGCAGGCTGTCGTTCCCTACACCGCACGCCAGTTCGCCCGGGCCATAGCGATGCCCAATCTGCGGCCGCCCATCACCACGACCGCCCAGGCCCAGGCCTATCGCGAGCGCATCCTCGCCGCCGTGCCCGAAGGCGTGGACTTCGAGCCGCTGATGACGCTGTACCTGACCGACCTGAGCTCGCCGGACGAGATCCGCCGGGCCAAGGACGCCGGCGTGGTGGCGCTGAAGCTCTATCCGGCCGGTGCCACGACCAACAGCGATGCCGGCGTCACCGACATCCGCAAGACCTACAAGACGCTGGAAGCCATGCAGCGCGAAGGCCTGCTGCTGCTGGTCCATGGCGAGGTCACCGACCCGGCCGTCGACGTGTTCGACCGCGAGGCGGTCTTCGTTGACCAGGTGATGCGACCGCTGCGGGCCGACATGCCGGAGCTAAAGGTGGTGTTCGAGCACATCACCACGGCCGAGGCGGCCGCCTATGTGGCCGAATCGGACCGCTTCACCGCGGCCACGCTGACGCCCCAGCATCTGCTCTACAACCGCAACGCCATCTTCATGGGCGGCCTCAGGCCGCATTACTACTGCCTGCCGGTGCTCAAGCGCGAAACCCATCGACTGGCCCTGCTGAAGGCCGCCACCTCGGGCAGCCCCAAGTTCTTCCTCGGCACCGACAGCGCCCCGCATGCCTCGGTGATGAAGGAGAACTCGGTCTGCGGCGCCGGCTGCTTCACCGCCCTGTCGGCGCTGGAGCTCTACGCCGAGGCCTTCGAGGCGGCGGGTGCGCTGGACAAGCTGGAGGCCTTCGCCAGCTTCCATGGTCCGGACTTCTACGGCCTGCCGCGCAACACCGGCCAGGTGACGCTCAAGCGCCAGCCCTGGACCCTGCCCGAGGCCGTGCCCTTCGGCGACGCCCAGCTCAAGCCGCTGCGCGGCGGCGAATCGCTGGGCTGGCGGCTCGTCTGA
- a CDS encoding DUF4394 domain-containing protein gives MRRRPALILFAIALLAGCASEPSQPPTKEMVYAVTASNQLIRFNAGQPQKLLSRKALTGLLAQDRLVGIDYRVARGQLYGLGASGQLYRIDPVAAAATTVGSPAVLTGEARDYGFDFNPTVDRIRVIGDTGLNLRMHPDTGAMVDSDPAKPGLQLDGTPAYDAKDSNAGKKAAVVAAGYTYNKQNDKLTTNYVIERNAGVLATMGTHEDVTPAVSPNTGRLYTVGPLGLPPFERATLDISDLSNAAYAAITPYAEKGSPAVSRWYRIDLKTGKAQLMGTIGEGEQVVGAAIEP, from the coding sequence ATGCGTCGTCGCCCTGCCCTCATCCTGTTTGCCATCGCCCTGCTGGCCGGTTGTGCCTCCGAGCCCAGTCAGCCGCCGACCAAGGAGATGGTCTATGCGGTCACCGCGTCCAATCAGCTGATCCGCTTCAATGCCGGCCAGCCGCAGAAGCTGCTGAGCCGCAAGGCGCTGACCGGCCTGCTGGCCCAGGACCGCCTGGTCGGCATCGACTACCGCGTGGCGCGCGGCCAGCTCTATGGCCTCGGCGCCAGCGGCCAGCTCTACCGTATAGACCCGGTGGCCGCAGCAGCCACGACGGTGGGCTCGCCGGCGGTGCTGACCGGCGAGGCCCGCGACTACGGCTTCGACTTCAATCCCACGGTGGACCGCATCCGCGTGATCGGCGACACCGGCCTGAACCTGCGCATGCATCCGGACACCGGCGCCATGGTCGACAGCGACCCGGCCAAGCCCGGCCTGCAGCTGGACGGCACGCCGGCTTACGACGCCAAGGATTCAAACGCAGGCAAGAAGGCCGCCGTGGTGGCCGCCGGCTACACCTACAACAAGCAGAACGACAAGCTGACCACCAACTACGTGATCGAGCGCAATGCCGGCGTGCTGGCCACCATGGGCACGCACGAGGACGTGACGCCGGCGGTCTCGCCCAACACCGGCCGCCTGTACACGGTAGGCCCGCTGGGCCTGCCGCCGTTCGAGCGGGCGACACTGGACATCTCCGACCTCTCCAACGCCGCCTATGCGGCGATCACGCCCTATGCCGAGAAGGGTTCGCCCGCAGTGAGCCGCTGGTACCGCATCGACCTGAAGACCGGCAAGGCCCAGCTGATGGGCACGATAGGCGAAGGCGAGCAGGTGGTGGGCGCGGCCATCGAGCCCTGA
- a CDS encoding NINE protein: MDNDNNSTVAANMRYCSACGTQMHITAAACPKCGAQQVHAGASAKRILPAFLFLLLLPTLGFHRFYVGKIGTGILFLITFGGLGLWWLIDVIMLLTGSFTDKQDNKITLWT, encoded by the coding sequence TTGGACAACGACAACAACTCGACCGTCGCCGCCAACATGCGCTACTGCAGTGCCTGCGGTACGCAGATGCACATCACTGCCGCAGCCTGCCCGAAATGCGGCGCCCAGCAGGTCCATGCCGGCGCCAGCGCCAAGCGCATCCTGCCGGCATTCCTGTTCCTGCTGCTGCTGCCCACGCTGGGCTTCCACCGCTTCTACGTCGGCAAGATAGGCACGGGCATCCTGTTCCTGATCACCTTCGGCGGCCTGGGCCTGTGGTGGCTGATCGACGTGATCATGCTGCTGACCGGCTCGTTCACCGACAAGCAGGACAACAAGATCACGCTCTGGACTTGA
- a CDS encoding amino acid ABC transporter ATP-binding protein: protein MIDIRNVSKWYGNFQVLTDCTTSIAKGEVVVVCGPSGSGKSTLIKTVNALEPVQKGEVTVDGVAVTDPKTNLPKLRSRVGMVFQHFELFPHLSVTENLTLAQIKVLGRSSDEARERGLKMLDRVGLSAHKDKFPGQLSGGQQQRVAIARALSMDPVVMLFDEPTSALDPEMVGEVLDVMVQLANDGMTMMCVTHEMGFARKVSHRVIFMDGGRIVEDCSRDEFFGNPENRAPRTQEFLSKILHA from the coding sequence ATGATCGACATCCGCAACGTCTCCAAGTGGTACGGCAACTTCCAGGTGCTGACCGACTGCACGACCTCGATCGCCAAGGGAGAGGTGGTGGTGGTCTGCGGCCCCTCGGGCTCGGGCAAGTCCACGCTGATCAAGACGGTCAATGCGCTGGAGCCGGTGCAGAAGGGCGAGGTCACGGTCGATGGCGTGGCCGTCACCGACCCCAAGACCAATTTGCCCAAGCTGCGTTCGCGCGTGGGCATGGTGTTCCAGCACTTCGAGCTGTTTCCGCATCTGTCGGTGACCGAGAACCTGACCCTGGCCCAGATCAAGGTGCTGGGCCGCAGCAGCGACGAGGCGCGCGAGCGCGGCCTCAAGATGCTGGATCGCGTGGGCCTTTCGGCCCACAAGGACAAGTTCCCCGGCCAGCTCTCCGGTGGTCAGCAGCAGCGCGTGGCGATTGCCCGCGCCCTGTCCATGGACCCGGTCGTGATGCTGTTCGACGAGCCGACCTCGGCCCTGGATCCCGAGATGGTCGGCGAGGTGCTGGACGTGATGGTGCAGCTGGCCAACGACGGCATGACCATGATGTGCGTGACCCACGAGATGGGCTTCGCCCGCAAGGTCAGCCACCGCGTGATCTTCATGGACGGCGGCCGCATCGTCGAAGACTGCAGCCGCGATGAGTTCTTCGGCAACCCGGAAAACCGGGCGCCGCGCACGCAGGAATTCCTCTCAAAGATCCTGCACGCCTGA
- a CDS encoding amino acid ABC transporter permease: MTELDFGFLTWDFVSKFIVQGFVFSIELTLIAALGGMVLGTLLAMMRLSGRAYLAMPAAGFVDALRSIPLVMVIMWFYLLIPLLLGKSLSAELSAIITFTVFEAAYYSEIMRAGIQSVPRGQVHAGQALGLNYWQSMRLIVLPQALRNMLPVLMTQTVILFQDTSLVYAIGAYDLYKGFELAGKNLGRAVEANLLAALVYFLICFSLSMLVRRLQKKIAIIR, encoded by the coding sequence ATGACCGAACTCGACTTCGGTTTCCTGACCTGGGACTTCGTCTCGAAGTTCATCGTCCAGGGCTTTGTGTTCTCCATCGAGCTGACGCTGATCGCCGCGCTGGGCGGCATGGTGCTGGGCACCTTGCTGGCGATGATGAGGTTGTCGGGCCGGGCTTACCTTGCCATGCCGGCAGCCGGCTTCGTAGACGCGCTGCGCTCCATCCCGCTGGTGATGGTGATCATGTGGTTCTACCTCTTGATCCCCCTGCTGCTGGGCAAGTCGCTCAGCGCCGAGCTGTCGGCCATCATCACCTTCACGGTGTTCGAGGCGGCCTACTACTCGGAGATCATGCGGGCCGGCATCCAGTCGGTGCCGCGCGGCCAGGTCCATGCCGGTCAGGCCCTGGGCCTGAACTACTGGCAGTCCATGCGCCTGATCGTGCTGCCGCAGGCCTTGCGCAACATGCTGCCGGTGCTGATGACGCAGACGGTGATCCTGTTCCAGGACACCTCCCTGGTCTATGCCATCGGCGCCTACGACCTCTACAAGGGCTTCGAGCTGGCCGGCAAGAACCTGGGCCGCGCGGTCGAGGCCAATCTGCTGGCCGCCCTCGTGTACTTCCTGATCTGCTTCAGCCTGTCGATGCTCGTGCGTCGCCTGCAGAAGAAGATCGCCATCATTAGGTAG